A section of the Harmonia axyridis chromosome 2, icHarAxyr1.1, whole genome shotgun sequence genome encodes:
- the LOC123674179 gene encoding probable leucine--tRNA ligase, mitochondrial, which yields MHFLRVISSKKLKLHQGTSEKVFLRSISGLNLWNNELTNDVKHKIETFWKNKLPPRKFEENSTDEKFYVLSMFPYPSGNLHMGHVRVYTISDTVAQFQRMNNKNVIHPIGWDAFGLPAENAAIKNQINPQDWTKHNISQMKSQLQLLGCCFDWDREINTSDPQYYRWTQELFLKLLEKGLVYQKKALVNWDPIDCTVLADEQVDENGCSWRSGAKVEKKVFKQWFVKTTKYAKDLLEGLNDSSLSDWRDIIKLQKHWIGDCDGVVFDFNVSNSDECIRLWTPNPEYIHHVKFITVRREHSILSLNDKLSDIDKTFKLDMTLINPFTSENIPIYVSDDIEYLQGSDSFTGIPAICEKARLFAQKNNILYDEIERINYSESLDLIRKSVCDEAKAKNIGGYWSSAKLRDWLISRQRYWGTPIPIIHCDKCGAQPVPKEELPVKLPLLSFQEKRSGLHLAECKDWVNAPCPKCKAEAKRETDTMDTFVDSSWYYLRYIDPHNMKEIFNKEKADMISPVDLYIGGKEHAVLHLYYARFMSYFLHDIGLIPEKEPFKRLLVQGMVMGRSFRLKGTGKYLPPDEVEILDSKKNKAIEKKTRAPVVMTWEKMSKSKLNGVEPSAMFEEYGVDTTRLLILADVAPTSHRNWNSNTFPGIINWQKRLWLTVQAFLKYRNNPPDAIDKEKEKECEEYMFDSRNFYIKGTTFNYYISQQLSVAVSKQQGLTNSIRKMPPYVFAKSLQFERALAAQIILLSPMAPHFASELWSGFLEAPNRLNHSNEISWEKSVLDQQWPEVDYDYNLELLCQVNGVDKCEIKLERSLLDRITLEDALELAKKELSLEFVFSKKTILDTSFRLHKGIKGILNITIEKPIVQETTVNIEN from the coding sequence ATGCATTTCCTAAGAGTAATATCATCTAAAAAGTTGAAATTACATCAAGGAACATCTGAGAAAGTATTTCTTCGTTCTATTTCTGGATTGAACTTATGGAATAATGAATTAACTAATGATGTTAAACACAAAATAGAGACATTCTGGAAAAATAAATTACCTCctagaaaatttgaagaaaacagtactgatgaaaaattttatgtattATCCATGTTTCCTTATCCTTCAGGTAATTTACATATGGGACATGTTAGAGTATATACGATAAGTGATACGGTTGCACAGTTTCAGAGGatgaacaataaaaatgttataCATCCTATTGGTTGGGATGCATTTGGGCTGCCTGCTGAAAATGCAGCtattaaaaatcaaataaatcctCAAGATTGGACAAAACATAATATATCACAAATGAAATCTCAGTTACAGCTATTAGGATGTTGTTTTGACTGGGATAGAGAAATAAATACTTCAGATCCTCAGTATTACAGATGGACACAGGagctatttttgaaattattagaaaaaggactagtttatcaaaaaaaagcttTAGTCAATTGGGATCCTATAGATTGTACAGTCTTAGCAGATGAGCAGGTTGATGAAAATGGATGCTCCTGGCGGTCAGGTgctaaagttgaaaaaaaagtattcaaacAGTGGTTTGTTAAAACCACAAAGTATGCAAAAGATCTTTTGGAAGGACTGAATGATTCTTCACTTAGTGATTGGAGGGATATAATTAAATTACAAAAACATTGGATTGGGGACTGTGATGGTGTAGTTTTTGACTTTAATGTTTCTAATAGCGACGAGTGTATTAGATTGTGGACACCCAACCCTGAATATATACATCATGTGAAATTTATAACAGTAAGACGTGAACATTCTATTTTGAGTCTAAATGATAAATTATCTGATATTGATAAAACTTTTAAACTTGATATGACATTGATTAATCCCTTCACTTCTGAAAATATTCCAATCTATGTTAGTGATGATATAGAATATTTACAAGGCTCAGATTCCTTTACAGGAATTCCAGCTATCTGTGAAAAAGCTAGGTTATTTGCTCAAAAGAACAATATTCTTTATGATGAGATTGAAAGAATAAATTATAGTGAAAGTTTAGATTTAATAAGAAAATCTGTTTGTGATGAAGCAAAAGCAAAAAACATTGGAGGTTATTGGAGTAGTGCAAAGTTAAGGGATTGGCTTATTTCTCGTCAACGATATTGGGGGACCCCAATTCCTATTATTCATTGTGATAAATGTGGAGCACAGCCAGTTCCTAAAGAAGAATTACCAGTTAAGTTGCCATTACTATCCTTCCAGGAGAAAAGGAGTGGCTTACATTTGGCAGAATGTAAGGATTGGGTTAATGCTCCATGTCCAAAGTGTAAAGCTGAAGCTAAAAGGGAAACTGATACCATGGATACTTTTGTTGACAGCTCTTGGTATTATTTACGTTATATAGATCCCCataatatgaaagaaatattcaataaagaaAAAGCAGATATGATAAGTCCTGTTGATTTATATATTGGTGGAAAGGAGCATGCAGTCCTTCATTTATATTATGCTAGATTCATGAGTTATTTTTTACATGATATTGGACTGATTCCAGAAAAGGAACCATTTAAAAGATTGTTAGTGCAAGGGATGGTTATGGGTAGAAGTTTTAGGTTGAAGGGTACTGGTAAATATTTACCACCTGACGAAGTAGAGATTTTAGATAGTAAGAAAAATAaagcaatagaaaaaaaaactagagCCCCAGTAGTAATGACTTGGGAGAAAATGAGTAAATCAAAACTCAATGGAGTAGAACCATCTGCTATGTTTGAAGAATATGGAGTGGATACTACAAGGTTACTTATTTTGGCAGACGTTGCCCCTACTTCTCATAGAAATTGGAATAGCAACACATTTCCAGGTATAATAAATTGGCAGAAAAGACTGTGGCTAACTGTTCAAGCTTTTCTGAAATATAGAAACAATCCACCAGATGCAATTGACAAAGAGAAAGAGAAGGAATGTGAAGAATATATGTTCGATTCTAGAAATTTTTACATTAAGGGAACTACTTTCAATTACTATATTTCCCAACAACTTAGTGTTGCTGTCTCCAAACAACAAGGTCTCACAAATAGTATCAGAAAAATGCCACCATATGTTTTTGCCAAAAGTTTACAATTTGAGAGAGCATTGGCTGcacaaattattttattatctcCAATGGCACCACATTTTGCATCAGAATTATGGAGTGGATTTTTGGAAGCACCTAATCGATTAAATCATTCAAATGAGATTTCTTGGGAGAAATCAGTACTTGATCAACAGTGGCCAGAAGTTGATTATGATTATAACTTAGAACTTTTATGTCAGGTTAATGGCGTTGACAAATGTGAAATTAAATTAGAACGATCATTATTGGATCGAATAACATTAGAGGATGCTTTAGAATTAGCAAAAAAAGAATTGTCCTTGGaatttgtattttcaaaaaagaCTATATTAGATACGTCATTTAGACTTCATAAAGGAATTAAGGGAATACTGAATATTACCATTGAAAAACCAATTGTACAAGAAACTACtgtaaatatagaaaattaa